In Triticum urartu cultivar G1812 chromosome 6, Tu2.1, whole genome shotgun sequence, the following proteins share a genomic window:
- the LOC125515124 gene encoding gamma-tubulin complex component 3-like: MDEHQSGDLVKELVLRLVPADSGGALRFAHRLLSSRLAPAVLPDEHALAESVKRRLAASGRPDDALAFADLHSKLSARSRPASLWPLLYLLDSLSPHRRGAAACLPDLPTAAPPRHAPRAPGTPAGGAALVSKDPDNIREIALREYTELVLDETEVSEATLVRDVLYACQGIDGRYVRYDKASDTYDLPAGVRVPGSTRTLVRKLCEVGWLFRKVRGFVSDNVSRLPSHAATEVGTVAQAFCSALQEELSDYYKLLAVLESYSLHPIPTPGSDSGVSGNYLSLRRLVVWLAEPAVKMRLMAVLVDGCRGLRGGGMAGAIHGHAQHGDPMVQDFMGRLLRRVCSPLFEMVRSWVLEGELEDVFGEFFIVGQPVKAESLWREGYLIQSDMLPSFISPVLAQRILRTGKSINFLRVCCDDNGWAEAATEAAAYVGTTTSRGGLGYGQIDALEALVVEAAKRIDQRLMDVIHKRYRFKDHCLAIKRYLLLGQGDFVQYLMDVVGPELSEPANRISSFHLAGLLETAIRASDAQYDDRDILDRIRVKMMDHGDGDRGWDVFSLEYDARVPLDTVFTASVMKMYLKIFNFLWKLKRVDHSLTGVWKTMKPNCIVSSPFYKEGTSIRAQFVSVLRKCQVLFNEMNHFVTNFQYYIMFEVLEVSWARFSEEMDAAKDLDDLLMGHDKYLTSIVEKSLLGERSLGILRNLFALFDIILQFRSHADRWFERIYELQLRGKSKLKTKSKETGSWLEGGRKAMIQLAGELFRKMGEDLDSIAKDYTASLDSFISQLPLQQHVDLKFLLFRLDFTEYYSRVSSNK, from the exons ATGGACGAGCACCAGTCCGGGGATCTCGTCAAGGAGCTCGTCCTCCGCCTCGTCCCCGCCGACTCCGGCGGCGCGCTGCGGTTCGCGCACCGGCTGCTCTCCAGCCGCCTCGCCCCGGCCGTCCTCCCGGACGAGCACGCGCTGGCGGAGTCCGTcaagcgccgcctcgccgcctccggccgccccGACGACGCGCTCGCCTTCGCCGACCTCCACTCCAAGCTCTCCGCCCGGTCCCGCCCCGCCTCCCTCTGGCCGCTCCTCTACCTGCTCGACTCGCTCTCCCCCCACCGCCGCGGGGCCGCCGCCTGCCTCCCCGACCTCcccaccgccgcgccgccgagGCATGCCCCGCGGGCGCCCGGCACGCCCGCCGGCGGCGCGGCGCTCGTCTCCAAGGACCCGGACAACATCCGCGAGATCGCGCTGCGGGAGTACACCGAGCTGGTGCTCGACGAGACGGAGGTGTCGGAGGCCACGCTGGTGCGCGACGTGCTGTACGCCTGCCAGGGCATCGACGGCCGCTACGTTCGGTACGACAAGGCCAGCGACACCTACGACCTGCCCGCCGGAGTCCGCGTGCCTGGCTCCACTCGCACCCTGGTACGCAAGCTGTGCGAGGTCGGCTGGCTGTTCCGCAAGGTGCGAGGCTTCGTTTCCGACAATGTGAGCCGCTTGCCCTCTCATGCCGCCACCGAGGTCGGCACTGTTGCTCAGGCCTTCTGCTCGGCTCTACAGGAGGAGCTGTCTGATTACTATAAGCTGCTTGCAGTTCTAGAGTCGTACTCGTTGCATCCGATCCCAACACCTGGGTCTGATTCGGGTGTGTCAGGTAATTACCTCTCACTGCGGCGTCTCGTTGTCTGGCTTGCTGAGCCTGCGGTGAAAATGCGCTTGATGGCTGTCTTGGTGGATGGATGCCGTGGCTTGAGAGGTGGTGGAATGGCTGGTGCGATCCATGGGCACGCACAGCACGGGGATCCCATGGTTCAAGACTTTATGGGCCGCTTGCTGCGGCGAGTCTGCTCGCCGCTGTTTGAAATGGTCCGAAGCTGGGTGCTTGAAGGTGAATTGGAGGATGTATTTGGTGAGTTCTTCATTGTTGGGCAGCCAGTTAAGGCTGAATCTTTGTGGCGGGAGGGCTACCTTATTCAGTCTGATATGCTACCGAGTTTCATTTCTCCGGTGCTGGCACAAAGGATCCTCAGAACAGGGAAGTCAATCAACTTTCTCAGAGTTTGCTGTGATGATAATGGTTGGGCTGAGGCTGCCACTGAGGCTGCAGCCTATGTTGGCACCACAACAAGTCGAGGTGGGCTTGGTTATGGGCAGATTGATGCCTTGGAGGCATTGGTGGTAGAAGCAGCCAAGAGGATTGATCAACGTTTGATGGATGTGATCCATAAGCGATACCGATTTAAAGACCATTGTCTTGCTATCAAGCGATATTTGCTTCTTGGGCAGGGTGATTTTGTTCAGTATCTGATGGATGTTGTTGGTCCAGAGTTGTCAGAACCAGCCAATAGAATTAGCTCCTTCCACCTTGCTGGCTTGCTTGAAACTGCAATACGTGCGTCTGATGCGCAATATGATGACCGTGACATCTTGGACCGGATAAGAGTAAAGATGATGGATCATGGAGATGGTGATCGTGGCTGGGACGTCTTCTCCTTGGAGTATGACGCTAGGGTCCCTCTGGACACGGTGTTCACAGCTTCAGTCATGAAGATGTACCTCAAGATATTCAACTTCCTATGGAAGCTTAAGCGTGTTGACCATTCTCTGACTGGAGTCTGGAAGACAATGAAGCCTAATTGCATTGTTTCTTCTCCATTCTACAAGGAAGGGACAAGCATCAGGGCTCAGTTTGTTTCAGTTCTTCGGAAATGCCAAGTTCTGTTCAATGAAATGAACCATTTTGTGACCAACTTCCAGTACTACATTATGTTTGAGGTCCTGGAGGTTTCCTGGGCTCGTTTTTCAGAAGAAATGGATGCAGCAAAAGATTTGGATGATCTTCTCATGGGACATGATAAGTATCTCACTTCAATTGTGGAGAAGTCCCTCCTGGGTGAGAGGTCCCTGGGAATTTTGAGAAATCTTTTTGCTTTGTTTGACATCATATTGCAGTTCCGCAGCCATGCTGATAGGTGGTTTGAACGGATATATGAGCTGCAACTAAG GGGAAAGAGTAAACTGAAAACAAAATCGAAGGAAACAGGTTCATGGCTGGAGGGGGGCAGAAAAGCCATGATTCAACTCGCAGGGGAACTTTTTCGGAAAATGGGTGAAGATTTGGATAGCATTGCAAAAGATTATACAGCTTCTCTTGATTCATTTATCTCCCAGTTGCCCCTGCAGCAACACGTTGATTTAAAGTTCCTTCTCTTCCGTTTGGACTTCACTGAATACTACAGCCGTGTTTCGTCCAACAAATGA
- the LOC125514863 gene encoding auxin response factor 5-like → MPLTQVHKRGAISRSIDIGRFSEYGELNQALAHMFGMEGRLEDRQSMGWKCIYQDYEGDFLFVGDDPWEEFVIIVKSIWILSPQEVLQPMFPGGDLTSRL, encoded by the exons ATGCCATTAACTCAG GTGCACAAACGTGGGGCTATAAGCCGTTCCATTGACATTGGTAGGTTCTCTGAATATGGAGAACTGAATCAAGCTTTGGCCCACATGTTTGGCATGGAAGGGCGACTCGAAGATCGACAGAGTATGGGTTGGAAATGTATCTACCAGGATTATGAGGGCGACTTCCTATTTGTCGGTGATGACCCATGGGA GGAGTTTGTGATCATCGTCAAGTCCATTTGGATCTTGTCGCCTCAAGAGGTTCTTCAGCCGATGTTTCCGGGTGGTGATTTAACATCAAGGCTGTAG